In the Helianthus annuus cultivar XRQ/B chromosome 11, HanXRQr2.0-SUNRISE, whole genome shotgun sequence genome, one interval contains:
- the LOC110890254 gene encoding 60S ribosomal protein L14-2 has protein sequence MPFKRYVEIGRIALVNYGKDYGKLVVIVDVIDQNRALVDAPDMVRGQMNFKRLTLTDIKIDIKRVPNKKTLIAAMEAADVKSKWENSSWGRKLIVQKKRASLNDFDRFKVMLAKIKKAGVVRQELAKLKKETA, from the exons atg CCGTTCAAGAGGTATGTTGAGATCGGAAGAATTGCTCTCGTTAACTACGGAAAGGATTATGGAAAGCTCGTAGTCATTGTTGATGTCATCGATCAAAACAGA GCTCTTGTTGATGCTCCTGACATGGTGAGAGGTCAAATGAACTTTAAGAGGCTCACTCTCACAGACATCAAAATCGACATCAAAAGAGTTCCAAACAAGAAAACTCTTATTGCTGCTATGGAGGCTGctg ATGTCAAGAGCAAGTGGGAAAACAGCTCATGGGGAAGAAAACTCATTGTTCAAAAGAAGAGAGCCTCACTTAATGATTTTGACCGCTTCAAGGTTATGTTGGCAAAGATTAAG AAAGCGGGAGTCGTTAGGCAAGAGCTAGCCAAGCTAAAGAAGGAAACCGCTTGA